From the Bacteroidia bacterium genome, one window contains:
- a CDS encoding sugar MFS transporter — MTEQAAPQTEEQTYRLPFMVVTGLFFLWGFITCMNDILIPYLKDVFSLNHTQAMFVQFSFFGAYFVGSLAYFLVSMKRGDPIGRMGYKNGIIIGLLLSALGTALFYPAAELVSYGFFLSALFILGLGFTLLQIAANPYVAILGAERTASSRLNLAQGFNSFGTTIAPVIGGFLIFTYFAGHSGAGSVKIPYLIFAGMFVLMAVVMRIAHLPEFTGGHSVERGAGALRHRHTVFGMIAIFMYVGAEVSIGSIMISYLGLQEIAGLAPAQASTYVAFYWGGLMIGRFLGAISLSGVRSEWKYAVMVAIPFAAFFIIAALKGWGIASVYSIFLVTGLIGFFVGQGRPAHTLMLFALIAVVLLAITLLSTGSVAMWTVIGVGLFNSIMWSNIFTLAIAKLGKDTSQASSLLVMAIVGGAILPVLQGVAADTFGVHASFVVPMAAYGYIAWYGWRGYRVTTYD; from the coding sequence AACGACATCCTCATTCCGTATCTGAAGGATGTTTTTTCCCTGAATCACACGCAGGCGATGTTTGTGCAGTTCTCATTTTTCGGCGCGTACTTCGTCGGCTCCCTGGCGTACTTCCTCGTTTCGATGAAGCGCGGTGATCCGATCGGGCGCATGGGCTATAAAAATGGCATTATCATCGGACTGCTGCTGTCGGCGCTGGGCACGGCGCTTTTCTACCCCGCCGCGGAACTGGTGTCGTACGGGTTTTTCCTCTCCGCCCTGTTCATACTCGGCCTGGGATTCACTCTCCTGCAGATTGCGGCCAACCCCTATGTCGCGATACTGGGCGCCGAGAGAACGGCATCGAGCCGTTTGAACCTCGCACAGGGATTCAATTCCTTCGGCACGACTATTGCTCCCGTCATCGGCGGCTTTCTCATTTTCACCTACTTCGCCGGGCACAGCGGTGCGGGTTCGGTCAAAATTCCGTATCTCATCTTCGCGGGGATGTTCGTTTTGATGGCCGTCGTCATGCGCATTGCGCATCTGCCGGAGTTCACGGGCGGGCACAGTGTTGAGCGCGGCGCGGGGGCTTTACGGCACCGGCACACGGTATTCGGCATGATAGCGATTTTCATGTACGTCGGCGCGGAAGTCAGTATTGGCAGCATCATGATCAGCTACCTCGGGCTGCAGGAAATCGCCGGGCTCGCTCCCGCGCAGGCCAGCACCTATGTCGCCTTTTACTGGGGCGGCTTAATGATCGGGCGTTTTCTCGGTGCCATCTCCCTGAGCGGGGTACGCAGCGAGTGGAAGTACGCGGTCATGGTGGCGATTCCGTTTGCGGCGTTTTTCATCATCGCCGCTCTGAAGGGGTGGGGTATCGCGTCGGTGTACAGCATTTTCCTCGTCACCGGGCTTATCGGCTTTTTCGTCGGGCAAGGCCGTCCCGCGCACACGCTCATGCTCTTCGCCCTCATCGCGGTCGTGCTGCTCGCAATCACCCTGCTGAGCACCGGCAGCGTTGCAATGTGGACGGTAATCGGGGTCGGTCTGTTCAACTCCATCATGTGGTCGAACATCTTCACACTCGCCATCGCGAAACTCGGGAAGGATACCAGTCAGGCCTCCTCCCTGCTGGTCATGGCCATTGTCGGCGGAGCGATTCTTCCGGTTTTGCAAGGCGTCGCTGCGGACACCTTCGGCGTACACGCATCCTTTGTTGTTCCCATGGCCGCCTATGGCTACATCGCGTGGTATGGATGGAGAGGATATCGAGTTACGACGTACGATTGA